One genomic window of Xanthobacter dioxanivorans includes the following:
- a CDS encoding IclR family transcriptional regulator yields the protein MSSDVEKDAKSAGGVEAVDRAFRILGAFRDGDTALSLHELSERTGFYKSTILRLAVSLERAGCLVRMPDKTYALGFEVMRLGSLYQRSFRLDRHVRPILRELVRETGESASFFHRDGPVRVCLFREDSNQPIRDHIREGDVLALDKGAAGHVLTAFSRTRDVAERRTLLANLPLVSQGERDTETAAISVPVFSGGIALAGALTISGPRTRFTPSQIAIMSPVLVAAGQELTAILGGLWR from the coding sequence ATGTCTTCAGACGTGGAGAAGGACGCGAAGTCCGCGGGCGGGGTGGAGGCGGTGGACCGCGCCTTCCGCATCCTCGGGGCGTTCCGGGATGGCGACACGGCCCTCAGCCTGCACGAGCTGTCCGAGCGGACGGGCTTTTACAAGAGCACCATCCTGCGCCTTGCCGTCTCGCTGGAGCGCGCCGGATGCCTGGTGCGGATGCCGGACAAGACCTACGCGCTGGGCTTCGAGGTGATGCGGCTCGGCAGCCTCTACCAGCGCAGTTTCAGGCTCGACCGGCACGTCCGTCCCATCCTGCGCGAGCTGGTGCGGGAGACCGGGGAGAGCGCCTCGTTCTTCCATCGCGACGGGCCGGTGCGGGTCTGCCTGTTCCGGGAAGATTCCAATCAGCCCATCCGCGACCATATCCGCGAGGGCGACGTGCTTGCCCTCGACAAGGGGGCCGCTGGGCATGTGCTGACGGCCTTCTCGCGCACCCGGGATGTGGCGGAGCGGCGGACGCTGCTCGCGAATTTGCCCTTGGTGTCCCAAGGAGAGCGGGACACGGAAACAGCCGCCATCTCAGTGCCGGTTTTTTCCGGCGGCATCGCCCTTGCGGGCGCGCTGACTATCTCCGGCCCGCGCACCCGCTTCACCCCGTCTCAGATCGCCATCATGTCCCCCGTGCTCGTGGCGGCCGGCCAGGAACTCACGGCCATTCTCGGCGGGTTATGGCGTTAG
- a CDS encoding MFS transporter codes for MSTNPVLHHRLPAGRSSRGALVVLAATAAMAMGFGGLGLITVFMGPIEADLQWSRSDTSLGYALSTAGMAIGGLFWGRLSDRMDVRILFAIGAAGMVGSLLAMSSLQSLLVFNVAHAAYGGFGFSVLYSSLLSTSGEWFPERRGLVMGLVTAGGALGQGLLPFFASFLINAFGWRWAFVGTGITLLAVLALALPVLNWPEGTRAPAANVASVLDTARAERGTVAVLAFAAFLCCACMGVPVVHMASFIGMICGSPGVGVNSLVLAMIAGAVGRVCCGLIADRIGPLKVYALASTIQTACVMAFPALGDSLSFMALSALFGFGFAGNMTSLSLCVRQAVPACRFGGAIGAVMMVAWAGMALGGYAGGVLFDLSRSYTPSFLLAGLSGMLNLAVIGAFAATKNSAAIAMRPAGKHESTGAPAT; via the coding sequence GTGTCAACCAACCCCGTCCTCCATCATCGCCTGCCGGCGGGCCGCAGCAGCCGCGGAGCCCTGGTCGTGCTTGCGGCCACGGCCGCCATGGCTATGGGATTTGGCGGCTTGGGACTGATCACGGTCTTCATGGGTCCAATCGAAGCCGACCTCCAGTGGTCGCGGTCGGACACCAGCCTGGGCTATGCCTTGTCCACCGCCGGAATGGCCATCGGCGGTCTGTTCTGGGGCCGGCTTTCCGACCGCATGGACGTCCGGATCCTGTTCGCAATCGGTGCCGCCGGAATGGTGGGCTCGCTGCTGGCGATGTCGAGCCTCCAGTCCTTGCTCGTATTCAACGTAGCTCATGCAGCCTACGGCGGCTTCGGCTTCTCCGTGCTCTACTCCTCGCTCCTCTCGACCAGCGGCGAATGGTTCCCCGAACGGCGCGGATTGGTGATGGGATTGGTCACTGCCGGTGGAGCACTGGGGCAAGGCCTGCTTCCCTTCTTCGCCAGTTTTCTCATCAACGCATTCGGTTGGCGCTGGGCCTTTGTCGGAACTGGCATCACACTTCTTGCTGTACTTGCCCTCGCCTTGCCTGTGCTGAACTGGCCGGAGGGAACGCGGGCGCCCGCGGCTAACGTGGCTAGTGTTCTCGATACGGCGAGGGCTGAGAGGGGCACAGTGGCGGTGCTGGCGTTCGCCGCATTCCTGTGCTGCGCGTGCATGGGCGTGCCGGTCGTGCACATGGCGAGCTTCATCGGCATGATCTGCGGCTCGCCCGGCGTTGGCGTCAACAGCTTGGTCCTGGCGATGATTGCCGGCGCGGTCGGTCGCGTGTGCTGTGGTTTGATCGCCGATCGGATCGGCCCTTTGAAGGTCTATGCCCTGGCGTCGACCATCCAGACCGCTTGCGTGATGGCATTTCCGGCGCTCGGAGACAGCCTGTCGTTTATGGCTCTCTCCGCCCTTTTCGGATTCGGTTTCGCGGGCAACATGACCTCTCTGTCGCTTTGCGTGCGCCAGGCAGTGCCAGCCTGCCGCTTTGGCGGAGCCATCGGTGCCGTGATGATGGTCGCGTGGGCGGGAATGGCGCTGGGCGGCTATGCAGGAGGGGTGCTCTTCGACTTGTCGCGCAGCTACACGCCCTCGTTCCTATTGGCGGGCCTCTCAGGCATGCTGAACCTCGCGGTTATAGGCGCATTCGCAGCAACGAAGAACTCGGCCGCGATTGCTATGAGGCCGGCGGGCAAGCATGAATCAACTGGCGCACCTGCGACGTGA
- a CDS encoding nickel-binding protein, whose amino-acid sequence MQLYVIRRPSAWASLAELELAGAKSARIGNEEMPDRVRWIRSYVVNEPDGRIGTFCIYEARDGDAIREHARRVGMPGEEFYPVATTVVVRPDPVEAEMV is encoded by the coding sequence ATGCAACTTTATGTCATCCGCCGGCCGAGCGCCTGGGCGTCGCTCGCCGAACTGGAACTGGCCGGCGCCAAGTCCGCCAGGATCGGCAACGAAGAGATGCCCGACCGCGTTCGCTGGATCCGCAGCTATGTGGTGAACGAGCCCGACGGCCGCATCGGCACCTTTTGCATCTATGAAGCTAGGGATGGTGACGCCATCCGAGAGCATGCCCGCCGCGTCGGTATGCCGGGCGAGGAATTCTACCCGGTCGCGACCACCGTCGTCGTGCGGCCAGACCCGGTCGAAGCCGAGATGGTGTGA
- a CDS encoding winged helix-turn-helix domain-containing protein, whose product MKILFGRLGAGLSAGPCAFHPPSGLAGWKLAMHPGTGPYQWLIVPLSFVVFRPLQRPFVMLHRFGFFELDEGARSLTLRGATQKMQPRVFDLLVYLVRNAGRVVPKDELMDNLWPNLTVTEASLQRAVSLARAALAAGGLEHAIRSYVRHGYRFAIDEPSLGAAVPSFDASEPRRARALELARAKDWHGAAMVFERLDAEGQLCAADIEIWALAVECQGRPAAAIPVLTCALAAHVAEGKPELAARVAVTIAKLELERSAPAAASGWMARAEALLGDADDPRTSAYLLWMKARQVIFAGNAAEALDLAQQSHRAAVQCGDSGLIALTLVYMGFYNISLGHIEKGVDQQNHAAAIALSSNVDPVLGSLVYCNILWSCRTYPDWSRARQWSEGFDSWCAASYAVVPGTCDLHRAEILGAQRDLSGALVAIDQALPKLSEEESWSIGDGYRVRGDVRAMIGDLDGARKDYAAAYAAGWDAEPGSAVLLAETGKVEMALAALDSVLEGASWYHVQRRGLLLAHKARIAAMGGHRDIAANTLDELKMQSARWTQPAVHALINETRHLLASDTEATPFLMLARQLWTSAGIEYHAARVRLELARLLVEAGNSAAAQIEIAAAERIATRIGSRRLQKLAADLQPRLDSRLQPPGVTA is encoded by the coding sequence ATGAAGATTTTGTTTGGCCGGCTAGGAGCGGGCCTCAGCGCCGGTCCGTGCGCCTTCCATCCGCCGTCCGGCCTCGCTGGCTGGAAATTAGCGATGCACCCTGGCACGGGTCCTTATCAGTGGCTGATCGTTCCCTTATCATTTGTTGTTTTTCGGCCTCTGCAGAGACCATTCGTGATGCTGCACCGCTTTGGATTCTTCGAGCTGGATGAAGGGGCCCGTTCCCTCACCTTGCGGGGAGCTACCCAGAAGATGCAGCCCCGCGTCTTCGACCTGCTGGTCTACCTCGTCCGGAACGCTGGTCGCGTGGTGCCCAAGGACGAGTTGATGGACAACCTTTGGCCAAACCTGACCGTCACGGAAGCCTCGCTGCAGCGTGCTGTCAGCCTTGCCCGCGCAGCGCTCGCTGCGGGCGGGCTCGAACATGCGATCCGCAGCTACGTCAGGCATGGCTATCGCTTCGCGATTGATGAGCCAAGTCTTGGGGCCGCTGTCCCGAGCTTCGATGCGAGCGAGCCCCGTCGCGCCCGGGCGCTGGAGCTGGCACGGGCGAAGGACTGGCACGGGGCTGCGATGGTCTTCGAAAGGCTCGACGCGGAGGGGCAGCTCTGTGCGGCCGATATTGAAATTTGGGCACTGGCCGTGGAATGCCAGGGCCGCCCCGCCGCGGCGATACCGGTCCTGACCTGCGCCCTCGCTGCACATGTCGCAGAGGGAAAGCCCGAGCTGGCCGCAAGAGTAGCCGTGACGATCGCCAAGCTCGAACTCGAGCGCTCGGCACCGGCCGCAGCTTCGGGGTGGATGGCACGGGCCGAAGCGCTTCTCGGCGATGCCGACGATCCGCGCACAAGCGCCTACTTGCTATGGATGAAGGCGCGGCAGGTCATCTTCGCCGGGAATGCGGCGGAGGCGCTCGATCTGGCGCAGCAGTCCCATCGCGCCGCTGTTCAGTGCGGCGATTCAGGGCTAATCGCCCTCACTCTAGTCTATATGGGCTTCTACAATATTTCGCTTGGGCACATCGAGAAAGGCGTCGACCAGCAGAATCACGCCGCGGCCATCGCCCTGTCGAGCAACGTGGATCCGGTCTTGGGCAGCCTTGTCTACTGCAACATCCTGTGGAGTTGCCGCACCTATCCCGACTGGTCACGCGCCCGGCAATGGAGTGAGGGTTTCGACAGTTGGTGCGCCGCAAGTTATGCAGTTGTTCCAGGGACCTGCGACCTGCACCGCGCCGAGATCCTTGGAGCGCAGCGTGACCTCAGCGGCGCGCTTGTGGCCATCGACCAGGCTTTGCCGAAGTTATCCGAGGAGGAATCCTGGTCCATCGGCGATGGTTATCGGGTGCGCGGCGACGTCCGCGCTATGATTGGTGATTTGGACGGGGCGCGAAAGGACTACGCCGCTGCATATGCTGCAGGTTGGGACGCTGAGCCGGGAAGCGCGGTGCTGCTTGCCGAAACGGGCAAGGTGGAGATGGCGTTGGCGGCTCTGGACAGCGTGCTTGAGGGCGCTAGCTGGTACCATGTTCAACGGCGCGGGCTTCTCTTGGCGCACAAGGCACGCATCGCTGCCATGGGCGGCCATCGCGATATCGCCGCCAACACCCTGGACGAGTTGAAGATGCAATCCGCGCGCTGGACGCAGCCGGCAGTGCATGCCTTGATCAACGAGACACGCCATCTGCTCGCGAGCGACACGGAGGCAACACCGTTCCTGATGCTCGCCAGACAGCTCTGGACCAGCGCCGGGATCGAGTACCACGCAGCGCGCGTCCGGCTGGAACTGGCTCGTCTCTTGGTCGAGGCCGGAAACAGCGCCGCTGCGCAGATCGAGATCGCCGCAGCAGAGCGCATCGCCACCCGCATAGGCTCCCGGCGGCTTCAGAAGTTGGCCGCGGATCTGCAACCGAGGCTGGATTCCAGGCTGCAGCCGCCCGGAGTGACCGCGTAA
- a CDS encoding pyridoxal-phosphate dependent enzyme: protein MSKIYTSILDTIGNTPVVRLARLSPPDMELYAKLEAFNPLGSVKDRLALGVIEAAERDGRLKPGQTVIEATSGNTGIGLAMVCARKGYPLVIVMAESFSVERRKLMRFLGARVVLTPAAEKGTGMVEKACELAAKHGWFWTRQFENQANADIHSRTTAREILAAFGGTGPDYFVTGAGTGGTLKGIARVLRAESAATRIVVSEPENTPMLASGLRQRCKADGTPAESHPLFRPHPMQGWAPDFIPQLTADALDTGLIDAIQPVGGAESLRLARELARQEGIFCGITGGATLAAALEVAKTAQKGSRILFMVPDTGERYLSTPLFDAIEQEMDAVEREISNSTPSCRFSAPASQPAAAAAAASEPPPDGARHFVRQAINDPEQPVVMFALEWCEFCWAVRRFLRDLGLPFRSVDLDSVAMQADGIGGDIRKVLHTLTGQRTIPQIFIGGAHIGGAVDLLDLHDRGELMTFLGKAGIQPAGDLALTARSYLPRWLAARSVA, encoded by the coding sequence ATGTCCAAAATCTATACCTCCATCCTCGATACGATCGGCAACACGCCTGTCGTCCGCCTGGCGCGACTTTCCCCGCCTGACATGGAGCTTTATGCCAAGCTCGAGGCGTTCAATCCCTTGGGTTCGGTCAAGGACCGGCTGGCCCTGGGTGTCATCGAGGCCGCCGAGCGCGACGGCAGATTGAAGCCCGGCCAGACCGTGATCGAGGCGACGAGCGGCAACACCGGGATCGGGCTTGCGATGGTCTGCGCGCGCAAGGGCTATCCTCTGGTTATCGTGATGGCGGAGAGCTTCTCGGTCGAGCGCCGAAAGTTGATGCGGTTCCTGGGCGCGCGGGTCGTGTTGACGCCCGCTGCCGAGAAGGGCACGGGCATGGTCGAGAAGGCATGCGAGCTCGCGGCGAAGCACGGATGGTTCTGGACCCGTCAATTCGAAAACCAGGCCAACGCCGACATTCACAGCCGCACGACCGCACGTGAAATCCTGGCGGCTTTCGGAGGGACGGGACCCGACTATTTCGTGACCGGCGCGGGGACCGGGGGCACGCTCAAGGGCATTGCGCGGGTGCTGCGGGCCGAGAGTGCGGCCACGCGGATCGTCGTCTCGGAGCCCGAAAATACGCCGATGCTGGCAAGCGGATTGAGGCAGCGCTGCAAGGCTGATGGCACCCCGGCCGAGAGCCATCCGCTGTTCCGCCCGCATCCCATGCAGGGATGGGCTCCCGACTTCATCCCGCAACTCACCGCGGACGCCCTCGACACCGGCCTGATCGATGCCATCCAACCCGTCGGCGGCGCAGAATCCCTGCGCCTCGCCCGCGAGCTTGCGCGGCAGGAAGGCATCTTCTGCGGCATCACCGGCGGCGCGACGCTGGCAGCGGCGCTCGAAGTCGCGAAGACGGCGCAAAAGGGCTCCCGCATCCTGTTCATGGTGCCCGATACGGGCGAGCGCTACCTGTCGACACCGCTCTTCGATGCGATCGAACAGGAGATGGACGCCGTCGAGAGGGAAATTTCGAATTCGACGCCGTCGTGCCGTTTCAGCGCCCCCGCATCGCAACCTGCGGCGGCAGCGGCGGCCGCAAGCGAACCGCCTCCGGATGGCGCCCGCCACTTCGTGCGACAGGCGATCAACGATCCGGAACAGCCCGTCGTGATGTTCGCGCTGGAATGGTGCGAATTCTGCTGGGCGGTGCGCCGGTTCCTCCGGGACCTGGGCCTTCCGTTCCGGTCGGTTGATCTCGATTCGGTGGCGATGCAGGCTGACGGAATAGGCGGCGATATCCGCAAGGTGCTGCATACCCTTACCGGCCAGCGCACCATTCCGCAGATATTCATCGGCGGCGCACATATCGGCGGCGCGGTTGACCTCCTTGACCTTCACGACCGCGGAGAGCTCATGACGTTTCTTGGCAAGGCCGGCATTCAGCCTGCCGGCGACCTGGCGCTCACAGCGCGGAGCTATTTGCCGAGATGGCTGGCCGCGAGATCCGTCGCATGA
- a CDS encoding LysR family transcriptional regulator, with the protein MAVVEHGSVAEAARQLNLAPTTLALRIRALEEEFGFALMARSGRTARPTLAGEALALRAAGILRDLRDLRTVHDQDKPRGQLRLGVAQTAITTILCDVLPALAQKYPDLEIIVQKGSSAHIFEKLNAGEVDAGFLFHPPFRLPKTLAWRALRAERFIVITSSSEACADPLRLLKERPLVRYDRSLWSGQIAENYLRQQRIRPKDRIELDALDAIAVLVHRGLGVSLVPDRALPLPEGLTIRKHALPEPAPRRELGLLWPVTSTHARAIRVAEEETALAIGNGASSIPL; encoded by the coding sequence GTGGCCGTGGTCGAGCACGGCTCCGTCGCCGAGGCCGCTCGCCAGCTCAATCTCGCTCCGACGACGCTGGCGCTGCGGATCCGTGCCCTGGAGGAGGAGTTCGGCTTCGCCCTCATGGCCCGCTCGGGGCGCACCGCCCGGCCCACCTTGGCCGGCGAGGCGCTGGCGCTGCGCGCGGCAGGGATACTGCGAGATCTGCGCGACCTTAGGACGGTGCATGATCAAGACAAGCCGCGTGGACAATTGCGGCTCGGCGTCGCCCAGACTGCCATCACGACCATCCTGTGCGACGTGCTTCCTGCTCTGGCGCAGAAGTATCCGGACCTAGAAATCATCGTCCAGAAGGGATCGTCCGCTCACATTTTCGAAAAGCTGAATGCGGGGGAGGTGGACGCAGGTTTCCTGTTCCATCCGCCCTTCAGGCTGCCCAAGACCCTCGCCTGGCGTGCCCTGAGGGCCGAGCGCTTTATCGTCATAACCTCCAGCAGCGAGGCCTGCGCCGATCCGCTCCGACTACTCAAGGAGCGGCCGCTGGTGCGCTACGATCGCTCCCTGTGGTCCGGCCAGATCGCGGAGAATTACCTGCGGCAGCAGCGGATACGTCCGAAAGACCGGATCGAACTCGACGCGCTCGATGCGATCGCCGTCCTGGTCCATCGCGGCCTCGGCGTCTCGCTGGTGCCGGACCGCGCGCTGCCGCTTCCCGAAGGATTGACCATCCGCAAGCATGCACTCCCCGAGCCGGCACCCCGAAGGGAGCTGGGACTGCTCTGGCCGGTGACCTCCACCCACGCCCGCGCGATTCGGGTAGCCGAAGAGGAGACCGCGCTGGCCATCGGCAATGGAGCGTCCTCGATACCGCTCTGA
- a CDS encoding MFS transporter, giving the protein MAIEQTSPQGVALDDDALRQATFRKVIWRMLPILTLGYVFNFLDRTNIAFAALQMNRDIGLSATQFGWGAGILFIGYCGFEIPSNMMLYRFGARIWISRIMISWGLLSCAMSLVSGPTSFYLMRFALGVAEAGFFPGVAFFLSAWFPAQYRARILSWFLVAIPFSSVIGGPLGGMLLELDGNHGLAGWQWLFIIEGLPAVIIGLILLKLLADRPQDAKWLTDDEKRVIIASVEGEKRDRAVTKFGSALRDVRVWICTVVYLGFTVGSYGIQIWLPQILKQQNLTNLEIGWISALPYLAASIGMILWARFADRSGRKVFNLATCCGLAAAGFLIAISTGRFDLSLLGLTAALVGVTAARAIFWSIPTRFLTGIAAAGGIAFINTIGTTGGFFGPTVVGWLKDATGTFEAGLLAMAGFLAVSMVFALLLKLVVRDE; this is encoded by the coding sequence ATGGCCATCGAACAGACCAGTCCGCAAGGCGTCGCCCTGGATGATGACGCGCTCAGGCAAGCTACATTCCGCAAAGTGATCTGGCGGATGCTGCCCATCCTGACTCTGGGCTACGTCTTCAATTTCCTCGATCGCACCAACATTGCGTTCGCGGCCTTGCAGATGAACCGCGACATCGGCCTCTCCGCCACCCAGTTCGGCTGGGGCGCGGGCATCTTATTCATCGGCTATTGCGGATTTGAGATCCCGAGCAACATGATGCTCTACAGGTTCGGGGCCCGGATCTGGATCTCGCGCATCATGATTTCCTGGGGCCTCCTGTCGTGCGCCATGAGCCTGGTGTCGGGCCCGACGAGCTTCTACCTGATGCGGTTCGCGTTGGGCGTTGCGGAGGCCGGATTCTTTCCCGGCGTCGCCTTCTTCCTGTCGGCCTGGTTCCCGGCCCAGTATCGCGCGCGGATCCTGTCGTGGTTCCTCGTTGCCATTCCCTTCTCGTCGGTGATCGGGGGTCCCCTCGGCGGGATGCTGCTGGAGCTCGATGGCAACCACGGTCTTGCCGGATGGCAGTGGCTGTTCATCATCGAGGGGCTTCCGGCGGTCATCATCGGCCTCATCCTGTTGAAACTCTTGGCCGACCGGCCTCAGGACGCCAAGTGGCTCACCGACGACGAGAAGCGCGTCATCATCGCCAGCGTTGAAGGCGAGAAGCGCGATCGCGCCGTGACCAAGTTCGGCTCCGCTTTGCGTGACGTTCGCGTCTGGATCTGCACCGTCGTTTACCTGGGCTTCACCGTCGGTTCCTATGGCATCCAGATCTGGCTGCCGCAGATCCTCAAGCAGCAGAACCTGACCAATCTGGAGATCGGCTGGATTTCGGCGCTGCCCTATCTCGCCGCCAGCATCGGCATGATCCTGTGGGCCCGCTTCGCGGACCGGTCCGGACGCAAGGTCTTCAATCTCGCCACCTGCTGCGGCCTCGCCGCTGCCGGCTTTCTCATCGCCATCTCCACCGGGCGCTTCGACCTCTCCCTGCTGGGGCTCACCGCCGCACTCGTCGGCGTCACGGCAGCGCGGGCGATCTTCTGGTCGATCCCGACGCGGTTCCTCACCGGCATCGCGGCTGCGGGCGGCATCGCCTTCATCAACACCATCGGCACCACCGGCGGGTTCTTCGGCCCGACGGTCGTCGGCTGGCTCAAGGATGCCACCGGCACCTTCGAGGCCGGACTGCTAGCCATGGCCGGATTTCTCGCGGTGTCCATGGTCTTCGCCCTCCTGCTCAAGCTCGTCGTCCGCGACGAGTGA
- a CDS encoding lactonase family protein: MIDRRAFLSAVAGSLTLSAASSAQTPPGRLALYANVGPDLTHYDVDVEALTLTRRGTVTLPDNVQYAWPHRSRRFLYVATSNTAPGNGATPGTAHHLSALSIDERSGELGLYGAPVALPTRPIHLSTDIPAQNILVAFNRPSALRVYRINGDGTPGEEVRQPQMPDAGIYAHQVRVTPDNRRALLVTRGNEGTSARPEEPGAIKVFDYRRGLLTNEVSIAPDGGRAFGPRHLDFHPTKPWIFLSIETQNQIALMKMSDDGVDPRLLFRVGTLDGSHAGRARQAAGPIHVHPNGRFVYVANRAEQTEDVDGVEVFKGGENSIAVFAIDQATGEPRPIQHVDTQGIHPRTFHVDPSGRMMVVEHNLPVTVRYGSGMKTNAAGLSVFRVHDDGKLTFARKYDVDVGAYSMFWMGIVDLDAS; this comes from the coding sequence ATGATCGATCGGAGAGCCTTCTTGTCCGCTGTCGCCGGTAGCCTCACCCTCTCGGCCGCTTCGTCCGCGCAGACGCCACCCGGCAGGCTGGCGCTCTACGCGAACGTCGGGCCGGACCTCACCCACTATGATGTCGACGTGGAGGCACTGACCCTGACGCGTCGCGGCACCGTCACGCTGCCCGACAACGTGCAATATGCGTGGCCCCACCGCTCGCGGCGGTTCCTCTACGTCGCCACGAGCAACACCGCGCCCGGCAATGGCGCGACGCCTGGCACGGCCCATCACCTCAGCGCTCTCAGCATCGATGAACGCAGCGGCGAGCTCGGGCTTTATGGGGCGCCGGTGGCGCTACCCACGCGCCCCATCCACCTCTCCACCGACATTCCCGCGCAGAACATCCTGGTCGCCTTCAACCGGCCGAGCGCACTCAGGGTGTACCGCATCAACGGGGATGGCACGCCGGGAGAGGAGGTACGACAGCCGCAAATGCCCGATGCAGGCATCTATGCCCATCAGGTCCGCGTGACGCCGGACAACCGGCGCGCGCTCCTCGTCACCCGTGGCAACGAAGGAACCTCCGCGCGGCCCGAGGAGCCCGGCGCGATCAAGGTCTTCGACTATCGGCGCGGCCTTCTCACCAATGAGGTCTCCATCGCTCCCGACGGGGGCAGGGCCTTCGGCCCCCGTCATCTGGACTTTCATCCGACGAAGCCGTGGATTTTTCTATCTATCGAGACGCAGAACCAGATCGCGCTTATGAAGATGAGCGACGACGGCGTCGATCCCCGGCTTCTGTTCAGGGTTGGCACCCTTGATGGCTCGCACGCCGGACGGGCACGGCAGGCCGCGGGGCCGATCCATGTCCACCCCAACGGCCGGTTCGTCTATGTGGCAAACCGGGCGGAGCAGACCGAGGACGTCGACGGCGTCGAGGTCTTCAAAGGCGGCGAGAACAGCATCGCCGTCTTTGCGATCGATCAGGCGACGGGCGAGCCGCGGCCCATCCAGCATGTGGACACCCAAGGCATCCACCCGCGCACGTTCCATGTGGACCCGAGCGGCCGGATGATGGTGGTCGAGCACAATCTTCCAGTGACTGTGCGCTATGGATCAGGGATGAAGACGAATGCCGCCGGACTGTCCGTCTTCCGCGTCCATGACGACGGCAAGCTGACTTTTGCGCGCAAGTACGATGTGGATGTGGGCGCATACTCCATGTTCTGGATGGGCATAGTGGATCTGGATGCAAGTTGA
- a CDS encoding Fic family protein, with amino-acid sequence MVWNWTQHGWPQFAFDPVALEPLERRFLLLTGEVIGAVRHVSDDERDLLRIELLSDEAVKTSAIEGETLDRLSVQSSLRRQLGLDTDNRNVKPKERGIAEMMVDLYRSWAAPLDADTLFRWHRMLMADSGHLETIGGYRRHEEAMQIVSGRHDRPMVHFEAPPSSRVPEEMTAYLDWFNGSAPDGDTPLPALTRAGIGHLYFESIHPFEDGNGRVGRALAEKSLAQNIGQPTLIALAYTIEQHRKAYYDQLEVHQRTLAITGWLVYFAETIIKAQQVTLDRVAFHIAKARFYDRFRDKMNDRQEKVVARLFREGPGGFTGGLSAENYIAITGTSRPTATRDLHDLVEKGALTRIGERRYTRYHLNLPGTA; translated from the coding sequence ATGGTGTGGAACTGGACGCAGCACGGCTGGCCGCAGTTTGCCTTTGATCCGGTCGCCCTTGAACCGCTGGAGCGACGGTTCCTGCTGCTTACCGGCGAGGTGATCGGCGCGGTCCGGCATGTGAGCGACGACGAGCGCGACCTGCTGCGGATCGAACTGCTCAGCGACGAGGCCGTCAAGACCAGCGCGATTGAAGGGGAGACGCTGGATCGCCTCAGCGTGCAATCCTCCCTGCGCCGCCAGCTCGGCCTCGATACCGACAATCGCAACGTGAAGCCGAAGGAGCGCGGCATCGCGGAGATGATGGTGGATCTCTACCGGAGCTGGGCGGCCCCTCTCGACGCCGACACATTGTTCCGTTGGCACCGCATGCTGATGGCGGACAGCGGGCATCTGGAGACGATCGGGGGCTATCGCCGCCACGAGGAGGCGATGCAGATCGTCTCTGGCCGGCATGATCGGCCGATGGTGCATTTCGAGGCGCCTCCATCCTCCCGGGTTCCAGAGGAGATGACCGCCTACCTCGACTGGTTCAATGGCTCAGCACCGGACGGCGACACGCCCCTGCCGGCACTCACCCGGGCCGGGATCGGGCATCTCTATTTCGAGAGCATCCATCCCTTCGAGGACGGCAACGGCCGGGTCGGCCGAGCCCTCGCGGAAAAATCCCTCGCCCAGAACATCGGGCAACCGACCCTGATCGCGCTCGCTTATACCATCGAGCAGCACCGCAAGGCCTATTACGACCAGCTCGAGGTTCATCAGCGCACGCTCGCTATCACGGGCTGGCTGGTCTATTTCGCCGAAACGATCATCAAGGCCCAGCAGGTGACGCTCGACCGCGTGGCGTTCCACATCGCCAAGGCCCGCTTTTACGATCGCTTCCGCGACAAGATGAACGACCGGCAGGAGAAGGTGGTTGCCCGCCTGTTCCGCGAGGGTCCCGGCGGGTTCACGGGTGGCCTGAGCGCGGAGAACTACATCGCGATCACCGGCACCTCACGTCCGACCGCCACGCGCGACCTGCACGACCTAGTCGAAAAAGGCGCCCTGACGCGCATCGGCGAGCGCCGATACACGCGCTACCATTTGAACCTACCGGGAACAGCTTGA